A region from the Halomarina litorea genome encodes:
- the trpE gene encoding anthranilate synthase component I produces the protein MSLDLSRADFREHADCPRPAVVRATATLDVDVDPLTAYAALRDAGDTAYGFLLESGEKVASSDPDGAFSPGGADRHARYSYVGVDPAAVVTVDPEGTDLAVLDGRYEGLLDEGTDGEGGDVLDSLRATVPDVTLRNFPESDRQRLDGGLVGFLAYDAVYDLWLDEVGVDRPDSRFPDAQFVLTDTTVAFDHVADTVEVVFTPVVHPAEDAGSVYDSLVAEAERIESVLAGAGPVETGGFRRTRERAGPREEYEAAVREAKEHVLDGDIYQGVISRTRELEGEVDPLGLYAALRDVNPSPYMYILDHGDLTVVGASPETLVSVRGREVMANPIAGTCPRGTSPVEDRRLAGEMLADDKERSEHTMLVDLARNDVRRVSDSGSVQVEEFMNVLKYSHVQHIESTVTGRLAGECDSFDATRAAFPAGTLSGAPKVRAMELIDELELTPRGPYGGGVGYYSWTGDADMAIVIRSATVERGAGADGDSLVTVRAGAGIVADSDPASEYEETESKMRGVLVALEAIEEEPTAPAEAHR, from the coding sequence GTGAGCCTCGACCTCTCGCGGGCGGACTTCCGGGAGCACGCCGATTGCCCCCGACCCGCCGTGGTTCGCGCCACGGCCACGCTGGACGTGGACGTGGACCCACTCACGGCGTACGCGGCCCTCCGGGACGCGGGGGACACGGCGTACGGCTTCCTCCTCGAGAGCGGCGAGAAGGTCGCCTCCAGCGACCCCGACGGCGCGTTCTCGCCGGGCGGGGCAGACCGCCACGCGCGGTACTCCTACGTGGGCGTCGACCCCGCCGCCGTCGTCACCGTCGACCCCGAGGGGACCGACCTCGCAGTCCTCGACGGACGGTACGAGGGCCTGCTGGACGAGGGCACAGATGGCGAGGGTGGAGACGTACTGGACTCCCTGCGGGCGACGGTGCCCGACGTGACCCTGCGGAACTTCCCGGAGAGCGACCGCCAGCGACTCGACGGCGGCCTCGTCGGCTTCCTCGCCTACGACGCCGTCTACGACCTCTGGCTGGACGAGGTGGGCGTCGACCGCCCCGACTCGCGGTTCCCCGACGCGCAGTTCGTCCTGACCGACACCACCGTCGCCTTCGACCACGTCGCGGACACCGTCGAGGTGGTGTTCACGCCCGTCGTCCACCCGGCGGAGGACGCAGGGAGCGTGTACGACTCGCTGGTCGCCGAGGCCGAGCGAATCGAGTCCGTCCTCGCGGGCGCAGGACCCGTCGAGACGGGCGGGTTCCGGCGGACCCGCGAACGCGCCGGGCCGCGCGAGGAGTACGAGGCGGCCGTCCGGGAGGCGAAAGAACACGTCCTCGACGGCGACATCTATCAGGGCGTCATCTCGCGGACGCGGGAACTCGAAGGCGAGGTGGACCCCCTCGGCCTGTACGCCGCCCTGCGCGACGTGAACCCCTCGCCGTACATGTACATCCTCGACCACGGCGACCTGACCGTCGTCGGCGCGAGTCCCGAGACGCTCGTCTCCGTGCGGGGCCGCGAGGTGATGGCCAACCCCATCGCCGGCACCTGCCCCCGCGGGACGAGTCCCGTCGAGGACCGCCGCCTCGCGGGCGAGATGCTCGCCGACGACAAGGAGCGCTCCGAGCACACGATGCTCGTCGACCTCGCGCGCAACGACGTGCGCCGGGTCAGCGACTCGGGGAGCGTGCAGGTCGAGGAGTTCATGAACGTCCTCAAGTACAGCCACGTCCAGCACATCGAGTCGACGGTGACGGGCCGCCTCGCCGGGGAGTGCGACTCCTTCGACGCGACTCGGGCGGCATTCCCCGCCGGGACGCTCTCGGGCGCGCCGAAGGTGCGCGCGATGGAACTCATCGACGAACTGGAACTGACGCCGCGCGGTCCCTACGGTGGCGGCGTCGGCTACTACTCGTGGACCGGCGACGCCGACATGGCCATCGTCATCCGGTCGGCGACGGTCGAACGCGGCGCGGGCGCGGACGGCGACTCGCTGGTGACGGTCCGCGCCGGCGCGGGCATCGTCGCCGACTCCGACCCCGCGAGCGAGTACGAGGAGACCGAATCGAAGATGCGGGGGGTGCTCGTCGCCCTCGAAGCCATCGAGGAGGAACCGACCGCGCCCGCGGAGGCCCACAGATGA
- the trpG gene encoding anthranilate synthase component II, translated as MTRPKVLFVDNFDSFTYNLVEYVSQHADTEVVKNTASLDDVRAADPDAIVLSPGPGHPENDRDVGVTLDVLRELSPETPTLGVCLGLEAAIYAYGGTVGRAPEPVHGKAYPVDHDGQGVFVGLDNPLQGGRYHSLVATTVPDCFEVTATTEAGEASLVMGIRHREHPIECVQFHPESVLTSGGHALVENFLRAVRPARA; from the coding sequence ATGACCCGCCCGAAGGTACTCTTCGTCGACAACTTCGACTCGTTCACGTACAACCTCGTGGAGTACGTCAGCCAGCACGCCGACACCGAGGTGGTGAAGAACACCGCGTCGCTGGACGACGTGCGCGCCGCCGACCCGGACGCCATCGTCCTCTCGCCCGGCCCCGGCCACCCCGAGAACGACCGTGACGTGGGCGTCACCCTCGACGTGTTGCGCGAACTCAGCCCCGAGACACCCACGCTCGGCGTCTGTCTCGGCCTCGAAGCCGCCATCTACGCCTACGGCGGCACCGTGGGGCGCGCGCCCGAACCCGTCCACGGGAAGGCCTACCCGGTCGACCACGACGGGCAGGGCGTCTTCGTCGGACTGGACAACCCGCTTCAGGGCGGGCGCTACCACTCGCTGGTGGCGACGACGGTACCGGACTGTTTCGAGGTGACGGCGACCACCGAGGCTGGCGAGGCGTCGCTCGTGATGGGGATTCGCCACCGCGAGCACCCCATCGAATGCGTCCAGTTCCATCCGGAGAGCGTGCTCACCAGCGGGGGGCACGCGCTCGTCGAGAACTTCCTGCGGGCGGTCCGACCCGCGCGCGCCTAG
- a CDS encoding LAGLIDADG family homing endonuclease: MSSREDLSANELSLPVKRTDGETLADRMTGNAYDNILPARYLRKDAEGNLVETQEDLFVRVAKNIALAEAVFEAEKRDVEVTVTPEQLKPGHPRRDELAAEVFGAGTTADAEAETTLSVYNVNKFAYDTVVPELPDGVREHVESVAAEFQDLMERLSFIPNSPTLMNAGDELQQLSACFVDSPDDDLTDIHQTAKEAAEVFQSGGGMGYAFWRLRPYGDPVGSTGGIASGPMTFMETFDQMCETIAQGGTRRGAQMGVMRVSHPDVIEFIHSKNKDVSLAHTLRLNDPDDYTYTSFSEALEEARDLIDEDGRVPKHLRNAVEGHLSNFNISVGVTDDFMEALYDDGEFTFTNPRTEEPHIATEETKEMYSRYGLGEYVEPGEEFSIPAQVLWDRIVGGAHENGEPGVVYLERINKEHSFDVEAHPDHRILATNPCVTGDTLISTESGLVSAEELYEQGVARDVVVDGRLSEDTLKEASSVYKTGEKDVYKLTTEEGYELRLTADHRIMTDDGWVEAQDLDAGDTVHIQNRKGAFGQHGSAAEGRVLGWLVGDGHLKHGEERAVLNFYDEDSQISADFATDVNEVVRAPNGNADYTVGVSDINRGDDYRGAQAVEQRVRSARLYEYAEEVGLAETKHQVPDAVMRGSEEMARGFLQALFTADGSVQGTVEKGISVRLSSSELGLLKDTQQLLLNVGIGSNIYQNRRDAGAKELPDGNGGTNEYETKAQHELVVSSSHTVAFEEEIGFLLDSKNEALANRLDQYSRGPYQPAFEATVEAIEADGHEAVYDLTEPDTHSFVANGIVVHNCGEQPLEEYEACNLGHINLSTLVAEDAPDWRVWSAEHGDEYDSHAAAVEAFLEEALDVEEFDHRIEQGTRFLENVVTMSDFPVPEIEQKVREMRKIGLGVMGLAQLYIQLGIRYGSDAGNEVARQVMAHINHGSKWASHELAEERGSFEEWDNSKYATPTEYREWFEHQTGLDADEWADGFAMRNHNTTTIAPTGTTSMVGNTTGGCEPIYNVAYYKNVSDDVQGDEMLVEFDDYFLRVLEANDIDVDEVKREAVEQMGNNEFDGVASLSTVPDAISELFVVTADLSGLDHASVQCACQEGVDSAISKTCNFPNSASKEDMDEVYRYIYDHGGKGVTVYRDGTRSKQVLTTRADNAEFADESEAAEAIVEQIREVFGGLEGFLDNEDVQAALDTEFDALAAPDYAEKQPRPDVLRGVTQRIDTGYGKVYVNINEDEYGRPFELFANIGHSGGFTNSFTEALAKVISTALRSGVDPEEIVDELQGTRSPKVAWDKGEQIQSIPDAIGTAMRRYLDDEIDKPYPKQQSLDELSEDANASRETDGGLEAASADAPDPNVDVEREDARDITQDLIAAGESPECPECGSMTLNMSEGCKTCQSCGWSECS, encoded by the coding sequence ATGAGTAGTCGAGAGGACCTCTCCGCGAACGAACTCTCCTTGCCCGTCAAGCGCACCGACGGGGAGACGCTCGCCGACCGGATGACCGGCAACGCCTACGACAACATCCTGCCCGCGCGCTACCTCCGCAAGGACGCCGAGGGGAACCTGGTCGAGACGCAGGAGGACCTCTTTGTGCGCGTCGCGAAGAACATCGCGCTCGCCGAGGCCGTCTTCGAGGCCGAGAAGCGCGACGTCGAGGTCACGGTGACCCCGGAACAGCTCAAACCCGGCCACCCCCGGCGCGACGAACTCGCCGCCGAGGTCTTCGGCGCGGGCACCACCGCCGACGCCGAGGCGGAGACGACGCTCTCGGTGTACAACGTCAACAAGTTCGCCTACGACACCGTCGTCCCCGAACTCCCCGACGGCGTCCGGGAGCACGTCGAGAGCGTCGCCGCCGAGTTCCAGGACCTGATGGAGCGCCTCTCCTTTATCCCCAACTCGCCCACCCTCATGAACGCGGGCGACGAGCTCCAGCAGCTCTCGGCGTGTTTCGTCGACTCGCCCGACGACGACCTGACGGACATCCACCAGACGGCCAAGGAGGCCGCCGAGGTGTTCCAGTCCGGCGGCGGCATGGGCTACGCCTTCTGGCGGCTCCGACCGTACGGCGACCCCGTCGGCTCCACCGGCGGCATCGCCAGCGGCCCGATGACGTTCATGGAGACGTTCGACCAGATGTGCGAGACCATCGCGCAGGGCGGCACCCGGCGCGGCGCACAGATGGGCGTCATGCGCGTCTCGCACCCCGACGTCATCGAGTTCATCCACTCGAAGAACAAGGACGTCTCGCTGGCACACACCCTCCGCCTGAACGACCCCGACGACTACACCTACACGTCGTTCAGCGAGGCGCTGGAGGAGGCCCGCGACCTCATCGACGAGGACGGCCGCGTCCCCAAGCACCTCCGCAACGCCGTCGAGGGCCACCTCTCGAACTTCAACATCTCCGTCGGCGTCACCGACGACTTCATGGAAGCGCTGTACGACGACGGGGAGTTCACCTTCACGAACCCCCGCACGGAGGAGCCACACATCGCCACCGAGGAGACGAAGGAGATGTACTCCCGGTACGGTCTCGGCGAGTACGTCGAACCCGGCGAGGAGTTCTCCATCCCCGCGCAGGTCCTCTGGGACCGCATCGTCGGCGGCGCCCACGAGAACGGCGAACCCGGCGTCGTCTACCTCGAACGCATCAACAAGGAGCACTCCTTCGACGTGGAGGCACACCCCGACCATCGCATCCTCGCGACGAACCCGTGTGTCACCGGTGACACGCTCATCAGCACCGAGAGCGGGCTGGTATCCGCCGAGGAACTGTACGAGCAGGGCGTCGCTCGTGACGTGGTCGTCGATGGCCGTCTCAGCGAGGACACGCTCAAGGAAGCGAGCAGCGTGTACAAGACGGGCGAGAAGGACGTGTACAAGCTCACGACCGAAGAGGGGTACGAACTTCGTCTCACCGCAGACCACCGCATCATGACCGACGACGGCTGGGTTGAAGCACAGGACCTGGACGCTGGCGACACGGTCCACATCCAGAACCGGAAAGGTGCGTTCGGCCAGCACGGTTCGGCGGCAGAAGGTCGTGTCCTCGGTTGGCTCGTCGGTGACGGCCACCTCAAGCACGGCGAAGAGCGTGCCGTCCTCAACTTCTACGACGAGGACAGCCAGATTTCTGCTGACTTCGCTACGGACGTGAACGAAGTCGTTCGCGCCCCGAACGGCAACGCGGACTACACCGTTGGGGTGAGCGACATCAACCGCGGTGACGACTACCGTGGGGCACAGGCAGTCGAACAGCGTGTTCGGTCTGCCCGCTTGTACGAGTACGCAGAGGAGGTTGGACTCGCGGAGACGAAACATCAGGTCCCGGACGCTGTTATGCGGGGCAGCGAAGAGATGGCTCGCGGATTCCTGCAGGCGCTGTTCACCGCAGACGGAAGCGTACAGGGAACCGTCGAGAAGGGCATCTCTGTCCGACTGTCGAGTTCCGAACTCGGACTGCTCAAAGACACCCAGCAGTTACTCCTCAACGTTGGTATCGGGAGCAACATCTACCAGAACCGCCGCGACGCCGGAGCGAAGGAACTGCCCGATGGGAACGGCGGTACGAACGAATACGAGACGAAGGCACAGCACGAACTCGTCGTCTCCAGTTCCCATACGGTCGCTTTCGAGGAAGAAATCGGATTCCTTCTCGACTCGAAAAACGAGGCGCTCGCAAACCGACTGGACCAGTACAGTCGCGGCCCGTACCAGCCGGCGTTCGAGGCCACCGTCGAAGCCATCGAAGCCGACGGTCACGAGGCAGTGTACGACCTCACCGAACCCGACACGCACTCGTTCGTCGCGAACGGAATCGTCGTTCACAACTGCGGCGAGCAGCCACTCGAAGAGTACGAGGCGTGCAACCTCGGGCACATCAACCTCTCGACGCTCGTCGCCGAGGACGCCCCCGACTGGCGTGTCTGGTCGGCCGAACACGGTGACGAGTACGACAGCCACGCAGCGGCCGTCGAAGCGTTCTTGGAGGAGGCACTGGACGTCGAGGAGTTCGACCACCGCATCGAACAGGGGACTCGGTTCCTCGAGAATGTCGTCACGATGTCGGACTTCCCGGTGCCCGAAATCGAGCAGAAGGTCCGCGAGATGCGGAAAATCGGCCTCGGCGTCATGGGCCTCGCACAGCTGTACATCCAGCTAGGCATCCGCTACGGCAGCGACGCGGGCAACGAGGTCGCCCGGCAGGTCATGGCCCACATCAACCACGGGTCGAAGTGGGCCTCCCACGAACTCGCCGAGGAGCGCGGGAGCTTCGAGGAGTGGGACAACTCCAAGTACGCGACCCCCACCGAGTACCGCGAGTGGTTCGAGCACCAGACGGGTCTCGACGCCGACGAGTGGGCCGACGGCTTCGCGATGCGCAACCACAACACGACGACCATCGCCCCGACGGGCACCACCTCGATGGTCGGCAACACCACCGGCGGGTGTGAGCCCATCTACAACGTCGCCTACTACAAGAACGTCTCCGACGACGTGCAGGGCGACGAGATGCTCGTCGAGTTCGACGACTACTTCCTCCGGGTGCTGGAGGCCAACGACATCGACGTCGACGAGGTCAAGCGCGAGGCCGTCGAGCAGATGGGGAACAACGAGTTCGACGGCGTCGCCTCGCTGTCGACGGTGCCCGACGCCATCTCCGAACTGTTCGTCGTCACCGCCGACCTCTCGGGGCTGGACCACGCGAGCGTCCAGTGTGCCTGTCAGGAGGGCGTCGACTCCGCCATCTCGAAGACCTGCAACTTCCCGAACAGCGCCTCGAAGGAGGACATGGACGAGGTGTACCGCTACATCTACGACCACGGCGGGAAGGGCGTCACCGTCTACCGCGACGGCACCCGCTCGAAGCAGGTGCTGACCACGCGCGCCGACAACGCCGAGTTCGCCGACGAGAGCGAGGCCGCCGAGGCCATCGTCGAGCAGATTCGCGAGGTGTTCGGCGGGCTGGAGGGCTTCCTCGACAACGAGGACGTGCAGGCCGCACTCGACACCGAGTTCGACGCTCTCGCGGCACCGGACTACGCCGAGAAACAGCCCCGGCCCGACGTGCTCCGCGGGGTCACCCAGCGCATCGACACCGGCTACGGCAAGGTGTACGTGAACATCAACGAGGACGAGTACGGCCGTCCGTTCGAACTGTTCGCGAACATCGGCCACTCCGGCGGCTTCACCAACTCCTTCACGGAGGCGCTGGCGAAGGTCATCTCGACGGCGCTCCGCAGCGGCGTCGACCCCGAGGAGATCGTCGACGAACTGCAGGGCACCCGTAGCCCGAAGGTGGCGTGGGACAAGGGCGAGCAGATCCAGTCCATCCCGGACGCCATCGGCACCGCGATGCGCCGCTACCTCGACGACGAGATCGACAAGCCCTACCCCAAACAGCAGAGCCTCGACGAACTGAGCGAGGACGCGAACGCGAGTCGGGAGACCGACGGCGGACTCGAAGCCGCCTCCGCCGACGCCCCCGATCCGAACGTGGACGTCGAGCGCGAGGACGCCCGCGACATCACGCAGGACCTCATCGCCGCCGGCGAGTCCCCGGAGTGTCCCGAGTGTGGCTCCATGACGCTCAACATGAGCGAGGGCTGCAAGACCTGCCAGTCGTGTGGCTGGTCGGAGTGCTCGTAG
- a CDS encoding HVO_2523 family zinc finger protein has translation MERGGRPCPFCETPMFKRHCKYVCPNHGVVVDCSDPFV, from the coding sequence ATGGAACGCGGTGGCCGCCCCTGTCCCTTCTGCGAGACGCCGATGTTCAAGCGCCACTGCAAGTACGTCTGTCCGAACCACGGCGTCGTGGTGGACTGTTCGGACCCGTTCGTCTAG
- a CDS encoding TVP38/TMEM64 family protein yields the protein MNGATRRQVTGLSLAAAVVLALSLAFSPSHLLSSLVALGEDPLAFGLVLVGLALVRPFLAWPVGVLAGLAGYVLGLAGLPVAFAVVVLTTLPPYLFAWTTRPTEGVLGRAGATGADLFATTGDTRGVLAARLAPVPTDVVSYGAGLARVRFRPFLLGTALGEVPWVVASVVAGSSMERLTAEGLSAGLPLVAGGAAVATLLLAGPVYERLAGGVAAD from the coding sequence ATGAACGGGGCGACACGACGGCAGGTCACGGGCCTCTCGCTCGCGGCCGCCGTCGTCCTCGCCCTCTCGCTCGCCTTCTCGCCGTCGCACCTCCTCTCCTCGCTCGTCGCGCTCGGCGAGGACCCCCTCGCGTTCGGCCTCGTGCTGGTGGGTCTCGCGCTCGTCCGCCCGTTCCTCGCGTGGCCGGTCGGGGTGCTCGCGGGCCTCGCAGGGTACGTCCTCGGTCTCGCGGGACTCCCGGTGGCGTTCGCCGTCGTCGTCCTCACGACGCTCCCGCCGTACCTGTTCGCCTGGACGACCCGACCGACGGAGGGCGTACTGGGCCGGGCGGGTGCGACCGGCGCGGACCTCTTCGCCACGACGGGCGACACCCGCGGCGTCCTCGCGGCCCGCCTCGCACCCGTTCCGACGGACGTCGTCTCCTACGGGGCGGGCCTCGCCCGCGTCCGGTTCCGCCCGTTCCTCCTCGGGACGGCCCTCGGCGAGGTGCCGTGGGTGGTCGCGAGTGTCGTCGCCGGCAGTTCGATGGAGCGCCTCACGGCGGAGGGCCTCTCGGCTGGCCTCCCCCTCGTCGCCGGCGGGGCGGCCGTCGCCACCCTGCTGCTCGCCGGACCGGTGTACGAACGCCTCGCGGGCGGCGTCGCGGCCGACTAG
- a CDS encoding DUF5830 family protein — MTDETVELGVQLLERLEHEELSLAETIDRLETVTTHPTTTRTILDEAEKRGIIHREDGLIRPTGGRFLRFQSEVVVKEGEFTCRRCGASISTGHFMRLEAGEHGPFGSSCIRKVTGRE; from the coding sequence GTGACGGACGAGACGGTCGAACTCGGGGTGCAACTGCTCGAACGCCTCGAACACGAGGAGCTCTCGCTCGCCGAGACCATCGACCGGCTGGAGACGGTCACGACCCACCCGACGACGACGCGGACCATCCTCGACGAGGCCGAGAAGCGGGGCATCATCCACCGCGAGGACGGCCTCATCCGCCCGACGGGCGGTCGGTTCCTGCGGTTCCAGAGCGAGGTCGTCGTCAAGGAAGGCGAGTTCACCTGCCGGCGCTGTGGCGCGTCTATCTCGACGGGGCACTTCATGCGCCTCGAAGCCGGCGAGCACGGCCCGTTCGGCTCCTCGTGCATCCGCAAGGTGACGGGACGGGAGTGA